The stretch of DNA GACGAACTTCCAATTGCCTTATTTCATTTGGGGATGTTTCTGTTAAAGCGATGGCAACAATTTTTAAAAAGATAAAATTTGAAACTCATGAAAATATCGGGTCAGGACCTATTCACTTACCAGAAGAAGAATTACATACAACAGCAACATGGATTCAACTGCAGGATGCTGCTGTATCTTCTTTCGGTCAAGATGAATTGGAAAAGGCGCTTGTAGGATTGTCACACGGCCTTAGACATGTGGCCCCGCTATTGCTAATGTGTGAACCTTCTGACTTACATGTTGTACCACAAGTTAAATCAACACATGATGAAAAGCCAGTAATTTATTTGTATGATCGTTATCCAGGTGGAGTAGGGTTAAGTGACAAAGCTTATTCTCATTTAGAGGAATTTATTCAATCTTGTCTAAAATTAATTACTAAATGCCCTTGTAATTCAGGCTGTCCTTCTTGTGTTGGAAACGATGAAGGGGCAGAAAATACTAAAGAATTAGTAGTTACTTTAATACGCACTATTTTAAAGTGAGTGAGAAAATATGAAACTAAAAAATAAACTAAATAGATTAAAAAAACATATGAGCCATGAACCAGTAAGTAATGAGCAGAAAGGTGTTCAATCGAAAGAGAGAATCGATGATGAATATTTACAAGAGTGGCTTCAATATGATACGAAACCATATTTTTACGAGAATGAATACTGTCTAATTCGAGAAGTACAATATTCACTAAATTTTAAACACGGTTTATACAGTTTAGGTGAACTTAAAAATGTAGTTGAAAAATGGAATAATAGTAATATTGAACATCCTTTATCTAGTAAAGGTCATCAAACAAGTGATTTGTTTTTTTTCGACACCGAAACAACTGGCTTAAGTGGAGGTGCAGGAACTACTATTTTTTTACTAGGATATGCAAGAGTATATGATGATAAAGTAGTAGTAAGGCAACATATATTACCTAGTCCAGGAAACGAAATCGCCTTATATGAAAGTTTTTTAAAAAACGTCGATTATACTACGCTAGTAACATACAACGGTAAAGCGTTTGATTGGCCACAGGTAAAAACGAGACATACTTTAATAAAAGAACACGTGCCAAAACTACCGTCTTTCGGACATTTTGATCTACTTCATGCAGCAAGACGTTTTTGGAAAAAAGAGATGGATTCTGTTCGGCTTTCATTAGTAGAGAAAGAAAAGCTTCAAATCCATCGTGAAGGTGACACACCGGGCTTTTTAGCACCGATGATTTATTTTGATTTTGTTGAATCGAAAAATCCTGAAGGAATGAAAGGGATATTAAAGCATAACGAATGGGATGTGTTAACGTTAATAACGTTGTACATTCATTTATCGAAACTCCTGTTAAAAGAAGAAATGCCAACTACAGAAAATGAACGATACGAAGTAGGACGTTGGTTTGACTTTTTAGGAGAAGATGAAGTAGCTGTTGAGAGGTATGAGCTATTGGTAAACGAATCTTGGAAGGCCGCTTATAACCTTGGTAAATTGAAGAAGAAAATGAAACGAAACGAAGAGGCAGAACAACATTTTCTTCAAGCGTATCATGCAAATGATAATAACGAAAAATATCTAGCAGGGATAGAACTTGCCAAATTATATGAGCATCAGTTTAAAGCATATGAAAAAGCTCTTTTCTATACAGAAAAATCGTATACATTTTATCGTAATTCAAATAATAAAAGTTTAAAAGAAGTGAATTTTGTAAAGCGGTTGGAGAGGTTATATAAAAAAATAGAAAAATAAATTTACCAATTTTTCCTTCATTGTCATCTTTTAATAATGGATGTAAAATAAGTTTTGTACTATTCATCTTAGAGCAATGGAGAGAAGTTTCGTGTCTAGATTTATTTTGTGCATGTTTTTTATTATGATTTTCTTAACCCTTTTCGTACTAACTAATATTAAAGATAGTATTTATACGATTCTTTAGTAGGCATTCGTATAATATGTTAAAAATAGGTGTCTGTACTAGTACATGTATACCAGTCTTTTCATAGGTTGTTAATGTAAAGAGAAAAACAAGAATTGAAAGGAGACTGTAAGTATGCATCACTGCAGACCAAATGTAATGGCACCTATCGTTCATCCAACTAAATGCTGTGTGAAAAATTTACACTCAACAACGGAAGTACCTCATATTCATCCATCACATACAACATATGTGAACAACCAACACTTCCAGCATAAACATTATTATCCTCATACGGATTCTATGGTAGACTCTGTTTCACATCAACATTTTAATTGTGGACCTGGAGGACCTGGAATGGCTCCGATGGGACCAGGAATGGGAGGCCCAGGGGCAATGGGTCCAGGAATGGGACCAGGTATGGCAGGACCGGGAGCAATGGGTCCAGGTATGGGTCCAGGCTACGGTTTCGGTAGATAATTCAATAACTAATAAAAAGAGAACTGGTATATCGCCAGTTCTTTTTTATATTATCTACAAAAATTATGGTAAAATAAATACCATTATAAATTCTAAAATTTTAGGACAAGGAATATACATAATTTTGGAGAGAATACAATGAAAGTCATGACGTTAACAGGGTATAAATCACACGAGCTACAAATTTTTAAAAACGACGATCCTCCTGCATTAATAATTAAAGCTGCAATCCGAAAAAAAATTGTTGAATTATTAGAGGAAGGTAACGATCTAGAATGGATATTAATTAGTGGCCAACTAGGTGTAGAGCTTTGGGGAGCAGAAGTTGTGTACGAACTTCAAGAATATTATCCACAATTAAAAGTTGCAGTTATAACACCATTTTTAGGACAAGAAGAAAAATGGAGTGAAGCTAATAAGGAATACTATGAATTTATTTTATCTCAAGCCGATTTTATTGATTCTGTTTCGAGAAAAAAATATGAGAGCCCCGCGCAATTTAAGCAAAAAAACTTATTTTTCATTAATAAAGCCAATTGTCTACTAGCTGTTTATGATGATGAACGGCCGGGTAATACAAAATTTATATTAGAAATTGCAAAAACAAAGGCAGAAAAACAACATTTCCCGATTTATACAATTGATTTTTATGAATTACAAGTATTAATGGAAGAAATAAGTTATAATCAAAATAGTGATTGGTAACAAAAGAAATTGACAAGATGGACTTTTTTTGAAAGAATATAGTAGAGAAAATGTGCATGTTACTGAGGTGAATATAATGCTATCAGATAAAATAAAATTGACGGCAAAAGAAATATTGGAAAAAGAATTTAAAGCAGGAATGCGTGGTTATAAACCAGAAGAAGTGGACAAATTTTTAGATACAATAATAAAAGACTATGAAACATTTTATTATGAGTATGAATTACTTCAACAAGAAAATGCGAAACTTAAAAAACAGCTAGAGGAATCTAGCAAAAAACCTGCTACAAGTTCTGCAGGATCTACTAATTTTGATATTTTGCGAAGACTTTCTAATTTAGAGAAACATGTGTTCGGAAGTAAATTATACGACTGAACCAAAATTTTACAGTTGATTCTGTTGTTTAAAATTGATATACTATCCTTTGTTGACATCAATAACAGTTGGGTAACCGCTATAGTATATACTATAGAGGAAAGTCCATGCTCGCACAGGCTGAGATGCCTGTAGTGTTCGTGCCTAGCGAAAAAATAAGCTAGGGTAGTTCGGTATTACACTGGACTAACGGCAGGGAAAACACCTAAGTCGCTTGCGATATGGTGTGAATACCTTGAAAGTGCCACAGTGACGTAGTCCAATTAGAAATAATTGGAGTGGAACGCGGTAAACCCCTCGAGCGAGAAACCCAAACAATGGTAGGGGCACCTTCTCAAAGGAAATTGAACGAAGAGAAGGACAGATCATTGTACATGAATCTGTAGACAGATGGTTACCACCGGAGTACAAGGAGCAATCCGTTTGTAGTACGAAGGAACAGAACATGGCTTACAAACTGTTGTTGGTTTGAATGTCACAACTACTATAAAATTTTGAGAGGTCCTCCTGCAATATGTTAGGAGGACTTTTGTTTTTTATGTAAAAAGGATAGGCTATACATAAAGTGAATTCAAGAATAGGGTGAGATTTATGAGTAAATATACAATAATCGCAACTGCTGCAATGGGACTAGAAGCATTAGTTGCTCAAGAAGTAAGAAATTTAGGTTATGAATGTCAAGTTGATAACGGAAAAGTAATTTTTAAAGGCGACGAGCTGGCAATTGCAAGAGCAAATTTATGGCTAAGAACAGCTGATAGAATAAAAATTCAAGTAGCTCAATTTAAAGCTTATACGTTTGAAGAACTTTTTCAAGGTGTTAAAAAAATTGCTTGGGGAGATTTTCTCCCAAAAGATGCGGAGTTTCCGGTAATCGGTAAATCTGTAAAGTCTAAGTTAGCAAGCGTTCCGGATTGTCAATCAATCGTAAAGAAAGCAGTAGTTGAAAAACTAAAAGAGCATTATCGCATTTCGACATCTTGGTTAGAGGAAACTGGGGATCTTTATCGTATTGAAGTAGCTCTACTAAAAGATGTTGCCACCATAACACTAGATGCGAGTGGAGCTGGATTACATAAGAGAGGATACCGTACGGATCAAGGTGAAGCACCATTAAAAGAAACATTAGCAGCAGCATTAATAATGTTAACAAATTGGACTGCAGATAAACCGTTTGTTGACCCTTTCTGTGGTTCTGGAACTATTCCAATTGAAGCAGCCTTAATAGGTCAAAATATCGCTCCTGGGTTTAACCGTGATTTTGTTTCAGAAAAATGGAATTGGATTGGTAGCGATGTTTGGGATAAAGCTCGAGAAGAAGTGGAAGATAGGGCTAACTATGACCAACCGTTAGATATTTCCGGACATGATATTGATCATAGAATGATAAACATTGCAAAAGAAAATGCGTTTGAGGCTGGATTAGGAGAAATAATTTCGTTTAAGCAAATGCAAGTTGTTGACTTTACAACTAACAAACAATTTGGAGTAATAGTAGGTAATCCACCTTATGGAGAACGTTTAGGAGAAAAGAAACAAGTAGAAGAAATGTACAAGCAAATGGGACAAGCATTTCAACCATATGAAGATACATGGTCTATCTATATGTTAACTTCTCATGAAGGCTTTGAAGAATTGTACGGTAGACAGGCTACAAAAAAAAGAAAACTATTTAACGGGTTTATCCGTACGGATCTTTATCAATATTGGGCAAAGCAAAAGCCGAAGCGATTAAATAAATAATCAAATTAAAGATACTAGTGAACAGAGGGAACACCTTTTGTCCACTAGTTTTTTTAGTTATTAAGTCATAAATTATAAACAGCAATAATGGTTATTTATTCCTATTTTTAAAGAAAATATAACTTTTTGAATACATTTTTATTTTTGTATCGTACTATTAGATGGGGCAAGAAAGCCATCTCTTTTTAAGTGAACACTTAAAAGGAGCGGCTTTGTTAAAAAATGGTGTGGATTTTTTACAATACAAAGATGAACAGAAGATGGTAACCATTATCTGGGGAATAGGGGAAAAGTTTGAATATAGTAGTGTTCTCCAATAAGTATCCATTTCTTAATGTAGAAATCAACATTATCATTTAACATAGCCAAATAGTAAATAGAGAATAAGGAGAGGATTGTGTGAAGAAACAATTATTAAAATTATTTACGGTGGTATTTATGGTACTTCTGTTAGCAGCGTGTGGGAGTAGTACAGAAACTGTTAATAAAAATGAAGATGTCTCATTACCACCAGAAGAGGAAAAAGTTGATGCAAGTGAACCAGCTGATGAAATAGAAGAAGAGCCTGCATTGACAGCTGAACAAGTTTTAGAAAAAACGACAGAGGCAACAGCTGAACTTAAAAGTTATTCTATGGATATGAATATTAATCAAAAAATCACATTAAACGATGAAGAACCGATTGAAATGAAAACTACAAGTAAATCGGATCTAACGTTAAGTCCATTAGCAATGTACCAATCAACGAAGATGAACGATCCTACTATGGGTATTGAAATGGAGTCTGAAACATATTTCACAGAAGAAGGGTTTTTTACTTATGATCCAACGTTTGGAGAGTGGTATAAGTTTCCTTCAGAATTCACAGCAGAACTAATTGAATTAACTGAAATGCAACAGCAAAACCCTGCAGAACAGTTAGAAATTTTGAAAAGTTTTTCTGATGAACTATCCATGACAGAAGAAGGAAATGAGTACATTTTAACGTTTGAAGGAAATGGTGACCAATACGAGGAATTAATTAATGCTACTATTCCTATGATGGGCGACGATATGGGTGAAATGTTAGAAGAAGTATTATCAATGATGAAAATTAATCATATTAGCTACAAAATTCATGTAGATAAAGAGACGTTAGTCCAAACAAAGATGTTTATTACAATGGACATGGAAATGGAAATTGAAGGTGAAGTAATGAGCATGTATCAAGAAATGGATATGTCCCTTTATAACTACAATGAAATTGACGAAATTGTAATTCCTCAAGAAGTATTAGATAATGCACAAGAATTTTCTTTCGATGACTTTGAAGACCTTGATTTTGACTTCGAATATGAAGAAGAAGAAGAGGAAAACTAAATAAAAGATAAAAAGCACTCTTGCATGAAGAGT from Sutcliffiella cohnii encodes:
- a CDS encoding ribonuclease H-like domain-containing protein, producing the protein MKLKNKLNRLKKHMSHEPVSNEQKGVQSKERIDDEYLQEWLQYDTKPYFYENEYCLIREVQYSLNFKHGLYSLGELKNVVEKWNNSNIEHPLSSKGHQTSDLFFFDTETTGLSGGAGTTIFLLGYARVYDDKVVVRQHILPSPGNEIALYESFLKNVDYTTLVTYNGKAFDWPQVKTRHTLIKEHVPKLPSFGHFDLLHAARRFWKKEMDSVRLSLVEKEKLQIHREGDTPGFLAPMIYFDFVESKNPEGMKGILKHNEWDVLTLITLYIHLSKLLLKEEMPTTENERYEVGRWFDFLGEDEVAVERYELLVNESWKAAYNLGKLKKKMKRNEEAEQHFLQAYHANDNNEKYLAGIELAKLYEHQFKAYEKALFYTEKSYTFYRNSNNKSLKEVNFVKRLERLYKKIEK
- a CDS encoding DUF6612 family protein, translated to MKKQLLKLFTVVFMVLLLAACGSSTETVNKNEDVSLPPEEEKVDASEPADEIEEEPALTAEQVLEKTTEATAELKSYSMDMNINQKITLNDEEPIEMKTTSKSDLTLSPLAMYQSTKMNDPTMGIEMESETYFTEEGFFTYDPTFGEWYKFPSEFTAELIELTEMQQQNPAEQLEILKSFSDELSMTEEGNEYILTFEGNGDQYEELINATIPMMGDDMGEMLEEVLSMMKINHISYKIHVDKETLVQTKMFITMDMEMEIEGEVMSMYQEMDMSLYNYNEIDEIVIPQEVLDNAQEFSFDDFEDLDFDFEYEEEEEEN
- the gpsB gene encoding cell division regulator GpsB; this translates as MLSDKIKLTAKEILEKEFKAGMRGYKPEEVDKFLDTIIKDYETFYYEYELLQQENAKLKKQLEESSKKPATSSAGSTNFDILRRLSNLEKHVFGSKLYD
- a CDS encoding THUMP domain-containing class I SAM-dependent RNA methyltransferase — its product is MSKYTIIATAAMGLEALVAQEVRNLGYECQVDNGKVIFKGDELAIARANLWLRTADRIKIQVAQFKAYTFEELFQGVKKIAWGDFLPKDAEFPVIGKSVKSKLASVPDCQSIVKKAVVEKLKEHYRISTSWLEETGDLYRIEVALLKDVATITLDASGAGLHKRGYRTDQGEAPLKETLAAALIMLTNWTADKPFVDPFCGSGTIPIEAALIGQNIAPGFNRDFVSEKWNWIGSDVWDKAREEVEDRANYDQPLDISGHDIDHRMINIAKENAFEAGLGEIISFKQMQVVDFTTNKQFGVIVGNPPYGERLGEKKQVEEMYKQMGQAFQPYEDTWSIYMLTSHEGFEELYGRQATKKRKLFNGFIRTDLYQYWAKQKPKRLNK
- a CDS encoding CotD family spore coat protein, producing the protein MHHCRPNVMAPIVHPTKCCVKNLHSTTEVPHIHPSHTTYVNNQHFQHKHYYPHTDSMVDSVSHQHFNCGPGGPGMAPMGPGMGGPGAMGPGMGPGMAGPGAMGPGMGPGYGFGR
- a CDS encoding DUF1273 domain-containing protein, with product MKVMTLTGYKSHELQIFKNDDPPALIIKAAIRKKIVELLEEGNDLEWILISGQLGVELWGAEVVYELQEYYPQLKVAVITPFLGQEEKWSEANKEYYEFILSQADFIDSVSRKKYESPAQFKQKNLFFINKANCLLAVYDDERPGNTKFILEIAKTKAEKQHFPIYTIDFYELQVLMEEISYNQNSDW